The following coding sequences are from one Accipiter gentilis unplaced genomic scaffold, bAccGen1.1, whole genome shotgun sequence window:
- the LOC126036908 gene encoding electroneutral sodium bicarbonate exchanger 1-like, with the protein MPAKHQPDFIYLRHVPLQKVHFFTAIQLTCLVLLWTIKVSRAAIIFPMMVLALVFVRKAMDFCFSKQELSFLDDLMPERKKKWDDARNEAREEEEE; encoded by the exons atgccggcgaaacaccagccggatttcatctacctgcggcacgtgcccttgcaaaaggtgcatttcttcacggcgatccagctgacctgcctcgtcctgctctggaccatcaaggtgtcccgtgccgccatcatctttcccatgatg gttttggctctcgtctttgtccggaaagcgatggatttctgcttctcaaagcaagagctcagctttctggatgaccttatgccagaaaggaagaagaagtgggacgatgccagaaatgaagccagagaagaagaagaagag